From Chrysemys picta bellii isolate R12L10 chromosome 1, ASM1138683v2, whole genome shotgun sequence:
AACACACATCATTTACTGAGTGATACAGTAGCGTACATACACAATAGAAAAAACTTGCTCTTTATGATTCATCTTAATCCCAGCTCTGTTCTTGCTAGCGGGGGCCCTCTAGATCACAAGGCAAGGTGTCCCTTGCTTGTTGTAATTCAGTGTCTGAATAACAAAACAACTCCCCTCTCTGTCCTACCCTCTATGCTCCGAGGCGAACAACCCCCTGCATATTTACAAACTTCAAAAGAAACCTGTCTCCAAGCAAACTTTTCTCATTTTCCCACCAATAAGTAATGGCGGCCACCTACTAATCCTAACCATTGTCTATGAACACCGTGCATGGCAGGGCTGCACTCTATCACTAACTATGATCTCTTCCCGTGGTCCAAGGGCTCAGTTCTCTTACTCTATAATGGGGCCACGTATGCGGGAGAAGGGCAAGCACTGTTGTCTTCTCCAGTCCTGGTACCCATTGTCCAGAAGGTCTGAGACTGACACCAGCTAGGACCGACCTCTGGTGAGGGACCCTCTGCCACCAGGGTAAGGAGATGGGGGTGAGGCAGTAAGCTGGCTATCAAATCTAGATATACATTTGTAGTCGTTGCTACCTAACGAAGCTATAGGAAAGAAGAAGATTAAACTCCAAGTGGAAcagagtcttgtgatatttgcaTGTCTCCTTTGGGGATTTGGGATTTTGTCCTTCCTGCACAGAAATTGATATTGAGAGACCTCTGCCAGGGACAAATGGTTGGGGGTGACTGTGGGCCGAGCTCCTCTTGGTAGCTTTCCTATTTTGGAATTGTAGGACAACTTTACTTATACgacaatcagggctggctccaggcaccaggcaaccaagcacatgcttggggcggcacctggtaaggggtggccaatcttggggtggcagggggcagcgcggcgcgacATTAGGCGGGCGGGAGGGGCGCTCTGGTGGCGTGGCGCGCGGCGCAcggtgggggggcggcgcggggtgCGGctctcggggggggttccggcagcgtggcgctcggcgggggggggggctcggcagagcggcacttttttttgctgcttggggcagcaaaaaagttacaGCCGTCCCTGACGACAATGATTTACCtagcagcagagtcctgtggcacctcacagactaacagacgtatagaaTCATGAGCTTTTGTGTgaaatacccacttctttggatgcatgatTTACCTGCGACTCAGCCTAAGAAGGGTCCAGGATTGCAGTGAATTTTTTTCATTCTGCACCAGGAGACCAAAGTCTGGGCAAAAAAATCTAATCTCTACGTCAGCCCAACCtagtggagaacatggagaagCACAGAACCAGCTGATCCCTCTATGCAGAGTGATTCCCAACTCAGCAACCACCTCAAGTACAAAACCCTGAATGCTTtaatagtgtgtgtgggggggaacctaCTTCAGTCATTGCTTTCCCAGAGCAGTCAGTGTGACCCATCTAATCCCGCCCACCTCTGCCCATCTTTTTTGGGGGATAACAAGCTTACCAGACTGTGTGCTCTCCTTCAGCATCTCTATGGATGTTTTCTTTTAAGTGGGGTGACAGGACAGTTGGCTCCCAGATTGGTGCTGTACATGGGCATGGAGGGAGGGCTGGCACATAGACTGTGCCATGGGCGATGTACCACCATGCCACAGATGTATGTTGTTCACACGAACCATCAGTGTGTTAACCCCACCATGGCGCATGCTGGCCACCACCTCATGGACTCAGCAGTGGGACTCCAAGTGCCCTGAGTCGAGCTCACACTGGAGACTGAAGCAAATGGGCTGCTGAAGTGATTTCTCCTGGGACATGCGGTGACCAAGAAACCCTGCCATGGGATCATGACTCTCAGGGCACAATGGGCCTGAATACGATGTAAAGGGAGTGGTGTCTGGCACCAAGGGAGCTGAGGGGCGTAAAGACCAGAGCCATGTGTGGCTGCGGGAGATGGCATCTCACCAAAATGGTCCCCATCACCATGAGGCTGCATTCCCTCCACAGCCGGGGGCCTGCTGGGCTGAGGTGGCCACTGTGGTGGGGGGAACTTGTGGCAGGGGATGTGCTTCTCTCAGTACTCAGGGCCATTGGTAACAGCTCACTCCAGCTCCTCtacagccatggtaagccatgaCACAGGCTGCCCGTATCTGCCTGAGACAGGGCAGCCAGCTGCGTGCAGTGATGTTACATTCACCTTACTCAGACAGTGTGCTCCCCAAAGTTacacatttcagatttttttcatgtATATGATATTTCAGAAGTCACTAAAATCCAGCCCAAAATCCAGTTTGTCCCATTCCCTACTGTACGTAGGgcaatggtcctgctattgtgggaaactttcctggcttctgcagcaCCCAGGAGAATTGGCTAGTGAAAGGGTTTGAGTCCCCACTCCAATTCCCTTTACCCAGAGACCTGCCTCACCTCAAGGATTCCCCTTACACTCTCCTGTGTAGCAGATTCCTCGTAATGGTGACATGgctggcccaggattcctggcagGCTGAACCTCCAGTCTCATCGTGGTCACTTAGGACAGGTGCTAGGGTGGCCCCACTCCAGGGTACCCTCTTCACACCAAATGCTTCTGTGACCCACTGATCACTACATTAAGTTCAAACCAAATATAATTTACTAAACggtaattgttaaaaaaaaaagaaaacatgaaaaatgtTCAAGAAACAAGGAACCCCACTCTGTGGGCACGGGGAACACCACAAACAACTGATGTAAGAAATGTTCCCAGTTTGTTCCTCACATGTCCCATGCCTCCAACCCAGGCCGTGACTTCTCTGCCTGATACTGCAAGTAAGGCAGCTGTTCTGGTGGTGGTCACACTCCCTCCGGCTCTAGGTTGTGGTACTCTTCTCCCCAGCATCTGTCCTTCCATCAGGTCTATGTACACCCTTCTGCCTTCTGGCCTGCTTCGCTTCCCTTATGTTTCTGGCTGccgctgccctgcctccagctcagCTCAAAAAATTGCCAGATTTCGACTGGATTAtgaccccaaatttaaaaactaACCAAAAAGTAACTCAATCTATTTCTTGAagcaaacagttttggttttggttttcaaTCAACATGTTGGCCTATACATCAAGAAAGAAATGGAAGATTTCATTAGATATctaggacagatttttttttttttttaaaaagctacaaaCCCCAGCAGGAGCTGGTGCACATTAGCAACAAAGCTATGAGATGATAATcaaattcaaaatcaaaatccCAGTACTGGTACTTGTATCCCGATTGAGGGTTGGCAGGTGTTTCAAAAAAACAGTATTAAAAATAACCCCAAAGAAGCCCAAAACATATGTAGTGTAAAAACCACAATCACATTATTATGTTATTTTTTTCTAATGGCATTCAGGGATGGTAGTCAATGTCCATATTTTGAGATGAATTAGTTTCTTGCTGTTCATTTCTAAAAGGCAACATTTCATCCTCGCTATCTTCATTGGGAGTCGAATGCTCCTCCTGCTGCTAATACATCAGCAGTGACCACTGCAATCATTTCTTTCTTTGATGCAAACTGTTCACAACAGATTTTGTGTCATAATAAGAATGTTTTCTAAAAGTTCCTCTTGCATCTTCTTGCACAATTTTGTTTTTATCAAGTTCATCTGAGAAAATCATTCAACTGTAGCATTGCTAGAAGGTAGCAACAGGAATGAAAGAGCAAACAAGCCAAGTTCTCTAAAGATTTTGTTCTCAGCAGAATCCGTGTGTTAGAGAACTTCAAACTGCTCAACTTGGTTTTCCTGAGCATGAGGCCAGTGAACCATAGACAAACCTCCCCACTGCTGCTCCAACTGTCCAAAGTCTCCACAAACCAATGGCAAAAATGAGATATCAGCCAATCTAGGTTGTGCCGAGCTGAGTGCAGTAGAAGGACTTAATACTGCAAGCGATCCAATCACTTTGACATTTGGTGCCAATCTCTGTTTCATCTGTTTCAAAACTCAAACATGAAATCTCGACACCTATTTTAACATCTTCGACAATGTGAACTGTTAGTGTCTGTTTTGAGAGTTCCAGCTAGAAAGTGACTCAATGGTTTTGGTTGTAGTTTAATATAGCAGTCCCGTTCTCAAAAATACATGGTTTCACAACTCTCACCAATAAGCTCTAGAAGGTAAATTTTACTCACCGGATCACTGCACCTATGAAAAAGAAGTTCAGCATTgttgtttctttctttgtctttggCTATGTAAAAGCGCAGCTTTAGTTTGTCAAACTGATCAAGAAACCTGTTCACACAGGGATTAATACAAGCCACCTTGCACCAGAAAGCTGCAATATCTTTTGGTGGTCTGGAAGTCATGGAAAGGGTGTGTGCGGGTTGGGGGCTGATGGGTGATACTGAAAGAGGCCAGGTGATggtcagagagagggaactcAGCTATGGAGAGAGCAGAGCTTGGTGATGGAGTGATAAGATATTAGGTATGTGGAATTTCTCGTACAGTGAACTTCCACAATGGTGAGTTAAGCCAAACTAAGAGAGAGCACCTGTGATTAACAAGGAGATATCATTTCCCCATCTAGTCAGGAAGGTTTAATGTCAGTGGCCCCCGAGAGAACACATTCTGTAAGTGCATTTGACCACTTTCTCACGAAGTTCTTTGTTTTTGACCCCGTAAATGATAGGGTTCAGCATGTTGGGGAGGAGGAAATAGAGGTTGGCCAAGATAATTTGAATGTGGGGATTGATGCCCTGACCGAACCTATGTGTCAGAGTGGAAAAGAAGAAGGGAGGATAAGACATCAAcatcacacagatgtgggctgtgcaggtgttgaGGGCTTTCTCGTGGGCTTTCTTGGAGGAGATTCTGAGGACGGCCCTGAGGATCAGACCATAGGACAGGGCAATGAGCATTAGGTCTAACCCTAAAACTACAAATGCTATCACCAAGCCATACATCCTGTTGACTGTGATGTCCCCACATGACATCTTCACCACAGCCATGTGCTCACAGTACGTGTGGGGGATAATGCGGTTGGCACAGAATGGATGCCtgctcaggagcaggggcaggggcagaatgaagagaacagctcTTATCAAACCCACTAGCGCTAGCTTAACTATTCGTGCATTGGTGAGGATGGTGGTGTACCTCAGAGGGTTACATATGGCAACATAGCGATCAAAGGCCATTGTCACGAGGACGGCTGATTGCATAATAGAAACTGCATGaaggaagaacatctgggtgaggcagccacccagagtaatgcctttcaaattgaaccaaaatatacacagtgccttTGGCACGACGGAGGTAGATGTGCCAATGTCTGTAAGTGCCAGCATGCAGAGTAGCAGGTACATCGGCTTGTGCAGGGTCTGTTCTTTGCTTACAACAAAAAGAAGCATGAAATTTCCCAACAGGCCAATTACAAACAACatagagaaagggatggaaatccagaTGTGAGCAGCTTCTAGCCCAGGGATGCCCATTAAGATGAATGTTGAAGGGTCAGAAGGGGTGAGGTTGAAAGCTGCCATGAGGTGGTCGATGAGATGATCAGGGTCAGAAACTATCAAGGTTCCTGTGAAGAGAGAGAAGCACAGCAAGGGGATTACACACTTTATAACAATTATAACAAATAGTTATATTTGATAAACCtccaggggtagccgtgttagtcggtatccacaaaaacaacaaggagtccagtgacatcttaaagactaacagatttatatgggcataagcttttgtgggtaaaaaacccacttcttcagatgcatggagtgagaattacagatgcaggcactgTTATACTGACACCTGAAGAGAAGGGAGCTACCTCACAAGTGgaaaaccagtgttgacaaggccaattcaatcagggtggatgtcgtcctctcccaataattgatgaggaggtgtcaattccaggagaggaaaagttgcttctgtaatgagccagccactcccagtccctattcaagcccagattaatggcgtaaaatttgcaaatgaattttagttctgccgtttctctttgaagtctggttctgaggtttttttgttcaagtttggctacttttaaatctgttatagaatgtccaggtgGTGACACCCAGGCTGCAGTTCTGTGACTTGACAGGGCAGGTCCCCACCCGGCACAACTTCCATCCCTGCCACACAGCGATACCCCTCACTCAGGTGCCAGACCCCACAGCAACAGCTCACAGAAATATCTCCTCAGACGAGGTTAAACTCAGTGTCTGCCTGCACCGGGGAAAAGGGGGAGATCAGCCTGAACTGCCTTTCCGGGGGTGAAGGGAACCCCAGCAGCAGTCAGCCTATgcagggaaggagaaagggaCAGACCCGGTGGGAGGGACAGAGGACGTGGAGACTAAAAGGAGCCAGCATGAGTAACTCCTCCTCAAAGCGAAACAAAGCTTTAACGTATTGCAGCCCATTAGATCTCAATGGGACGAGATTCACCCTGAGTTTTTAACTTTTGGCTACAAGCTGCAAAAATCACTTGTTTGGGTCCTGCTACAGAGAGAGCACTTCTGTGAGAGCGCTGAAAGATTGTGAAGGAAACCCCCAGTTTATGTGGTGTTCTGAGACCAGGCATGAAAGATGGGGATTCCAAAACACATGGGCCCTGATTtggctctcagggaggccagcgTCAATCTGGAGTGACCCAGTGATGGTcaaatgtgagagcagaatctggccagtgtGTGACCCATTCTTGTTGTGAactctctggtaacacagataccCATTGCAGAGGCTTTGGTTGCACTTCCTAATAGGTCAGTGAAGTCGCTGAATTGGAGAAAATTAATGAACCAGAGAAAAATCACACCGGCCAAAAAAGGAAATTACTGAGACAGATAGAGGGACAAAGTAAGAGACAAGGAATTTtcttaaaaacaattatttgtcTAAACTATTCCCAGTATATTTGTAGTTTCAATGTTATCAGGTAAATCCTTTGGTGTTTCTAACAATACTAAACAGTTCACATCACCGTGCTGCTGAATTCCTGCCCAGATGGTTCTTGACTTGTACCCTGGAACCCTTCCTGAGCCCTTAGCACTAACTTTAGTGCAGAAACAAGCAACTCACCATAATCTCGCTCAGCCGAAAGAAGAAATCTATTCGACATGTTGGGCAGTGATCTTTATGATTCCCCTGTACAGTCCCTGCAGACTCTCAGGTTGGCCAGGATTCCTGGAAAACTCCCTTGGCTCCGTGAGCAGTGGGACATAGACGCTGGAGAATTTCAGCTTGAGAGCTTCCCCTGGGAGTGAAGAAATGATTTGCCGATATCAGGGGCTGAAGATTGTCAGGGCAAACTGAGACTTGCACACTGTTGTTCAGCCTAGCAATTGacaatgggtttttttttcctgtgtgtaaTGTACTGCCATCTGCACTGTG
This genomic window contains:
- the LOC103306782 gene encoding olfactory receptor 52P1-like → MAAFNLTPSDPSTFILMGIPGLEAAHIWISIPFSMLFVIGLLGNFMLLFVVSKEQTLHKPMYLLLCMLALTDIGTSTSVVPKALCIFWFNLKGITLGGCLTQMFFLHAVSIMQSAVLVTMAFDRYVAICNPLRYTTILTNARIVKLALVGLIRAVLFILPLPLLLSRHPFCANRIIPHTYCEHMAVVKMSCGDITVNRMYGLVIAFVVLGLDLMLIALSYGLILRAVLRISSKKAHEKALNTCTAHICVMLMSYPPFFFSTLTHRFGQGINPHIQIILANLYFLLPNMLNPIIYGVKNKELREKVVKCTYRMCSLGGH